The stretch of DNA GTTATTACGTGGATGTATATTCGGATGATGGGCGCCGATGGCTTGAAATATGCAACACAAACAGCAATTTTGAATGCCAATTATATCGCTGCGCGTCTTTCAAAAGCTTATTCCATTCTTTATCGGGGCAAGTATGGGCGTGTTGCACATGAGTGTATTGTGGATACTCGCGTGCTGAAAGAGCAGTATGGGGTGAGTGTTGATGATATTGCAAAACGTTTGATTGATTACGGGTTTCATGCGCCGACGATGTCGTTTCCTGTTGCTGGAACTTTGATGATTGAACCAACGGAATCAGAACCAAAAGCAGAAATTGATCGTTTTTGTGATGCTTTGCTTTCTATTGCTGAAGAAGCTCAGAAAGTCGGTAGCGGTGTTTGGCCTAAAGAAGATAATCCTTTGGTAAATGCACCGCATACATTGGTGGATACTTTAGATGATGCTTGGATGCGACCTTATTCACGACAAGAGGCGGCTTTTCCCAATCCTCATCTTGATCCAGCAAATAAATATTGGCCTCCTGTTTCGCGTATTGATAATGTTTCGGGAGATAGAATGCTTATTTGTTCTTGCCCACCATTGGGGAATACGTATTAAATTTATTTACATGAAGGAAAAAGCCTACACGTTTTGTGTGGGCTTTTTCCTTGTCCATATGATTAGTAATCCATATGATTAGTAATAATGAGTGATATTGCTTTCTTCTAGTTCGTATTGTTTTTCTGTTGTACCGAAAGCCATTGATGATTTTTATCACTTTGTTTCTTTAGAGAGTTTTAGATGTAAATGCGTTTATAGCGCTTCCCTAGAGATGTCAGAATTTCGTTAGGAATGGTGTTGGCATCTGTCGATACTTTTTCAAGTGTTTGATGGGGGCCAATAAGCTCCACCCAATCGCCTCTTTGAGGTTTTTTATCAAGATCGGTAGCATCCACGATAGTGGAATCCATAGAAATGCGTCCAACAATAGGAAGTTTTTGCCCATTGAAATAAACGGCACTCTTATTCGAAAGAATACGTGGCCAACCATCTGCATAGCCGATAGAAATGGTTGCAAGAGTGCTCGGTCTGCGGGTAATGAAGCTTCCTCCATAACCAATAGGTACTCCTGCGTCAATAAAGCGGCTTTGTAAAACTTGGGCTTCAAGTTTTAAAACAGGTTTAAGAGGTGTTGGGTATTTTCCGTGAGGGTCGACACCGTAAAGTGCAATGCCTGGGCGAACAAGGTCAAAATAGAAATCGTTCCCAAGAAAAATGCCTCCAGAATTGGCAAATGAAACTTTACAGGTAGGCAATTGTGCAAGTATGGTTTTGAAAGTAGCCAATTGTGTATAATTGTATGAATGTGTAGCATTATCTCCATTTGCAAGGTGACTGAGAATATATTTTATTTCTGCTTTTTCAAAAATTGTAGGTTTTTTGATAAGTTTTTGTAATTCTTTTTTATCAAGTCCTAATCGGTTCATACTAGTATCGATTTGAACAATTGCGGGAAACTTTTTATCCTTTTTTTGACAAAGTGTTTGCCAGCTTTCAAGTGTATCCCAAGAGTTTAGAACAGGAATAATTCCTGTTTTAGCTATAAGCTCTTCTGTATTGTGTGGAAGTTCGTTAAGAAGAGCAAGTGTGACATTTTCTGGTAAAATATTTTTTAATTGGAGTGCTTCTTCGATTTGAGCTACAAAAAAAGTGCGGCAACCAGCTTGATAGAGTGCAGGGGCAATTTTGTCAGCACCTAACCCATAGGCATCCGCTTTTACAACCGCAGAACATTCAATGGGAGCAACACGTTTTGTTAAAGCTGTGTAATTTGCAACAATAGCACGCACATCGATGGTTGCTACAGCTGTATAAGGAAGTAATGCGTTTGCTTCATCATTAACGGATTTGTTCATTTTAAATCCTCTCTCGAGTCAGTGAGACACGAAGTTCCCTTTGGTGATTTCATATAGG from Bartonella taylorii encodes:
- the alr gene encoding alanine racemase; protein product: MNKSVNDEANALLPYTAVATIDVRAIVANYTALTKRVAPIECSAVVKADAYGLGADKIAPALYQAGCRTFFVAQIEEALQLKNILPENVTLALLNELPHNTEELIAKTGIIPVLNSWDTLESWQTLCQKKDKKFPAIVQIDTSMNRLGLDKKELQKLIKKPTIFEKAEIKYILSHLANGDNATHSYNYTQLATFKTILAQLPTCKVSFANSGGIFLGNDFYFDLVRPGIALYGVDPHGKYPTPLKPVLKLEAQVLQSRFIDAGVPIGYGGSFITRRPSTLATISIGYADGWPRILSNKSAVYFNGQKLPIVGRISMDSTIVDATDLDKKPQRGDWVELIGPHQTLEKVSTDANTIPNEILTSLGKRYKRIYI